Genomic DNA from Rana temporaria chromosome 1, aRanTem1.1, whole genome shotgun sequence:
GGGGAACAGTGCACGTCGTTTACCTAGGCATCAGggggcaaacacaaggcccgcgggccgaatgcggccctccaggccatttcatgtggccctcgcacctccagcTAACCTCTGGtcttcctccagacccttactttctgctttcaagcaatgcatccaacttcttcccagcagcagcataagggaaaggggtgcactgtgatgtaagggagagcgagggactcaacttctgatggtggggtggctcttgacatctaatatatggggaggggatgccTCCgaaatctaatcttacagatacaactggcccttttcgAATGAGGTGCAAGGaagggtagattttttttttggaggtaaataaacaaaaataaataaaacagtgcTTGATGTTTGCAGGATTAGAGAAAAGGGATCATGCTGCAGAGGCTGAAGAGCCACTTTAAAAAAAGGGATTGTGTTGAAAGGTTCTGTATTCCCATACAAGTCAATAGGTATAAAAAACAccctctagaacagtggttctcaacctgggtgtcaaatgacgatttgccaggggtcaccaaatcctgggctgttcctgatgcCCGCGCTGCTCTCCCAACCTTTTcacagccacccagcagggctgttcctaaagcctgcagccacccattcagttcacggcatggctggggggcagagactaggatggaggagaccccatctcttgatttcggtagaggtgtcactgctacgagacaccacaaagtcggagacacagtgagtaacactacctgtgattagagttgccattataagtccccactacagttttcAGATAAGCAGATGGCTTTGATCAAGAGcaactaagttggctgatcagaaatccccccagcactgccactcattccaactccccgccagcactgccactgatcccattccccaccAGAACTGCCACACGTCCCattccccccccaccaaggagtaagggaaagaataaaaatagagaatacatggaaaggagaggaaaagagggagtggaacaaagaaaaagagaaagaataagagaaaaaacaaaaaagacggcgagagagagggaaggggtgggggggaaacAAAACAAGATATTATTAGGATagagaaagataaaaagtgaaagAGTAAGACtggcacatcctaaaatgtaccataaagggTTTTAATATTATACAAGTGGAGgtgactcagggagcgctaaatgtccgtgggttaggggtgcaaattacttgtcttgccttgagtGCTgataacccacgctacgaaaataattttactgttaggggtccccacaacttgggaaattttatcaaagggtcatggcactagaaaggttgagaatcactgctctAGAAGCAAGTCAAATGCAGATCTGAAGGAGGTCCAATGCTCCTGTCAAATTCTAAATGATCTCAGAAGCACCTAAAACTGATGTCAATGACATAAAACCAaagcccatcaacactgactccaTGGCTGATCAAGTGAGAACACCCCACCCCCcttcataccttttttttttttttcaaaaaattcttTGGGACTTCTGTCCCATGTCGCGGCGGCAAGGTTCACCACTTCCTCTTTTTTTCATGCCCTCCTCACCCAATTgccttctgagacctgtgtgtgtcccagaaaatgCTGCGCgacccgcacatgcgcagtaggaaacgggttgTGAAGGCGCAGGGCTCCACTTCCGGTTTTCCTTAGTAAGGATCCTGGCACCTGCATCcggagctgctgacttaattttaatttacattttttttcaggctgaaactctaaagtggaacttacgctgatcggaaccctctccCCCTCCGGCGCACCCACTTTCGGCAACACAGTTTCGGGTTTTCTGCGGGCAGAaccgtcacctcccgtcctccccccgttgtgctctgggaacactcggctcctagagcacagcgggagccagtcagcggcgcagcgcaacacgtgcatgcgccgtagggaacccggtagtgaagccggagcgcttcacttcctggttccctcactgaggatggcggggggagcagcagagtgacgagcgatcgctcgtcctctgctgcagatggcgctggactccaggacaggtaagtgtcccaatattaaaagtcagcagctgcagtatttgtagctgctggcttttaatattttttttttagtggcacatccgctttaagctggctATACATTGTGTGAACGTTAGCACAGCACCATGCTTTAGCATAGAAAGTAGAATCCGTTAGCCtattataaaggatttatataacgccaacagtttgcgcagcgctttacaatgtagggagacactacaccaacagtacaattcaaaacaagagAGTGTTAGACGAGCTCTGCTCCTGCGAGCTTACAATCAAAAAAGGAGGGGCTGCTGAAACAAAAAAGGTAGGGACAAAAAAGGTAGGGACCGAATGGGGAGTAGAAGATTTGATTGTTAGCTGGAGGCAGGACAggcctccctgaagagatgagttttcagggatcgcctaaaagtggaaaGAGTTGGAGATAACCAGACAGATTGAGCTCCAGAGGCTGGGAGGGGCTCTGGAGAAGTCGTGGGGGCTtgagagcagaaggtcttggaAGGAGCgaaggacggtttgggtgatatttggagataagattggtgatgtagcttggggaaaaattgtgaatggctttgtaggttATTATTAGCGTTTTTAATTGtattcgttgggcaatgggaagccaatggagggattggcagagaggggtggcggaacactgaacggttggtaaggtggatgagcctggcagtagcattcatgatagactgaagagtgGATAGCTTGCAGAGAGGTAGGTCAATGGAGGAGGAAgttacaatagtcaaggcgagtgataacaagggagtgaattagTTGCTTAGAGGTCTCAATAGTTCGAAAGgcgcgtattttggagatgtttcggAGGTGAAGTCTGGACGATTCGGATAGGGATTGGATTTGGGGCAGAAAGGgcaggtcagagtctaggattacacccagTACCTTGGtatgaggggagggactgatggttgtatTATTGATCTTGATGGAGAAGTTAGGGGGAGTGGCATGGGCTGGAGGAAAAATAaggagctcagttttagaaagattgagtttgaggaagtggagTGACATCTTATcagttatttattttacatatacattttttccttGAGATTTGTCATTACTTTGGGAAGGCTAGGAGACAATTGCTGATGTTTTATGCCTTGCAGATCATCTGTCAGTCTTTTAATTCATCTTTTGTTTATGGATTTCAGTTGAGCAATACACATtccagaaaaacaaaaaccttatAGACATAGGTTAATCCAAATGATTTTGCAGTACAAAAATGTGAAGATTGTTAGCGCCAAACCATACCAGtggaatgtttttgttttcttaaaataaaaaaaaagtacttaaaATAACAGAAGGCGCCCTCCACAAAAAGGTAGGGATGAACCAACAAAGGTTATTACAGTTCTCAGTAGAATGTCATTGCTACTGCATAAGAGGGATTTCACCTTTAACCTTCATTGTATTAGTTCTAGAAAGCAGATTACATGACTAAGCTGTTAACAGGCTGTTGGAAGTTCAATGATCCAATGGCTATGCTGTCACTGTTGGCCTGCATACATGCACCGATCAACCACAACATTGTGACCACCCTCCCAATTTAGAATAGGCCCTCTTTTGCTGCCAAAATAGCTCTGACCCCCCTGATGCATGGGCCCCACACTGGAGGCATGCTGCGGcatcttttttgcgattcggcactgcgtcactttaatggacaattgcgcggtcgtgcgacgttgcaaccAAACAaaacttctctccccctctcacaaatagagttttcttttggtggcattttatcacctctgtggtttttattttttgcgctataaacaaagaaaggagcgacaattaaaaaaaacgttttgctataataaattcccccccccaaaaaaaaaatttatatatatatatatatatatatatatatatatatatatatatatatatatatatatatatatatatatatatatatatatattttctcagtttaggccgatatgtatccttctacatacttttggtaaaaaaattaaaaatttgcaatgagcatatattgattggtttgcacaaaagctatagcatctacaaaatagttgtaggggatagttttatggcatttttactagttttttttttttttactagtcgtAGCGTCACGTATCGGCGGGAATAGCTATGGGCGTGTCTTGCTTGTCGCAGCCccggccaccacaagagggcgccagTGCATCTCGCTCcaataggccgcaaagccgcggagtCAATTACCGGCCAGCGCGGCTGACAAGATTGTGCAatggcgcacggagacacaagaTTCCCTTAGCTGTGCTgccccaggtcgctaattctaggcGCAAATGCGACCTGGCACCCGAAATTTGTCGAACCCTGGcttaaggaagaaaaaaaaaaaaaaaattataacaaattaTGTGCATGTACAAATCGCATGGTACCATGCAGTCTGGTGCCCACAAACGCACTTTGTTTGCAATGCAGTGCAGGAAACGCAATTGGAACGTGCCTTTCCTGCACCGCATTCTGGTGTGAACCCGCTTCCATCTTTAGCTACTCCAGGAGAGAATGCAGACATACCAAATTCCCttctgtaggtaaaagtgtacAAATATGACATTAGGAATCTTTCAGAGCTTTCCATACTAGTGTTACATCACTCCAAATCAAGTACTTCTGAAGCACTAAGGCTACACAAtatactttttaaaaaagtgtattaatTACACTGCTTAAATACACTGCGCTTGTATAATAAGAAATACTGACCCAAGTTTACCTAATAGGAAAATGACCTACTTATATCTTATGAAGTATTTCCAAGTGGCTCTGAGTGCTACTGTGTCCTGCCATAACCTTACAGAGGAATTTCACAATTGTAAGAACAATGTTTCCAATGAAAGATTTCTTACAACATACATATATGTGGCAAAACTGAAAGCTTGGTGAGCAATTTAGCAGAGCTGCTCGGTTCGATTTTTTTGTCCTGTATTCAAACatctgataataaaaaaaatattgtacatctACTAAATTTACCTTTAAAGAAGAATAACTCTTGCCAGAAGATGAAAATGTTTGTTCACCCACAGCACAGGAAGGATAAAGGAGGAAAAAGCCAGCATCTTCAGAGTAATAGCAACTTCGATATTACGAAtacaactagatttttttttaaatgacattatacacacacacacacacacacacacaccttttccCCGGCTTCTGTGGTACAGGTAGTGACAATCATCCGCCAACAAGAACCCAGGGAATGCAGAGTACCCCAAAAACTCACCAGAAAATGCAGTATAGTGCCAGCAGCATCTTCTCATGGAGATTTAGAGACTTCTACTATCCCCAAATCTCGTAAGGCAGGATTGATGGCACCTTCCCCATGGCCAGTGattggtgaaccttggcaccccagatgttttggaactacatttcccatgatgctcatggactctgcagtgtagtggagcatcatgggaaatgtagttccaaaacatctggggtgtcaaggttcacCAATCGCTGCCCTAGGCACTGTGGGTGAGAAGGCGAGCATACCATCTAATTTTTTAGTTGCAAGGTTTACTTTAACTGACCAGGGAACATTGGACATCACTGtagcaggataaaaaaaaatcactcatcAGTCTCTTATACAAGAATTCTCCTAATTCAGTAATAATTTTGGCGACTAAAATATTTTTGTctactaaatgaatactattttagttggCTAAAaccagatgactaaaatacgacaaaaaattgcattttagtcaaaaactaaattgaaatttgatgtcaaaattaacactgcgcTATCAAATATTTAAGATTGATAATATATTCATGTAATAGGTGCAGCGGCATCTACAGTCGACAGAGATTacagttttttatattttcaagtTGCACTTTGTCAAAAAGCCatatttgtttgtttatgaaaCTCTGTTAAATTTATATAAACGTTGTATAtcacaacacacacacataatatatatttgGCAATTCTAAAGAAATAATGCATTAAAaattgtacttaaagcgggggttcaccctaaaaaaaatatagaccgtttaatccagcatactgctaacagtatgctggatttttttttcgttctgtacttacctttttccgtcgttttcacccggcttccgggttctcgctccccccaGGGAGTATGCGTTcctaagctctgcatagatgattgacgtgcgcgtcatcaccttccgaaaatatccgagtgggactcggcactttacggcacctgcgcagtcagctctacacggcaggcgccgtatagagctgagtccccgtcggatattttgggaaggcgatgacgcgcatgtgaatcatctatgcagagctccccgtcggggaaaaggagcgacactcccactccccgcaaggaagaagacccggaagtgcggctgaagacaggtaagtgtacacataaaaaaatgacaacgctacaagcctttattaaggctagagataggttaggcaaaaaagttaattttagggtgaacccccgctttaacccattagattttagttcactaaaatatgactaaaacaattcaaatgacattttagtcaaaagactttaaacaagcccaggttcacactggtgcgatttgacatgtcaaatcaccggcaatgacaccgtcccaatcggtgcgacgccgcatctgcagcaCCGCACCAATTtcgaaaagtagtttctgtactaccatttgcgatttcggcccgcaATTTACAATGACATCTATGCAGAAACCTgcgcagatgtctctgtaatcgcagccgaaatcgggaGTGACAAGCGGGAgtaaaatcgtgcgagttcagcagaTTTCGCACGGTTTCACTCCCGCCCCCCCAGTGTGAATCTGGGCTAAAACcaaattgaaatttgatgtcTTAAACTCAACATTACTAAATCCCAGAAGAAGCCATTACCTTTGAGAAGTTGGTTCAGGTCCATCGCTTCCTGGAATCCCTTCGGGCCAGACTTGTTTTCAAAATCAGGTTCTGTGGACAACAGAGGCAATTCAAAATGGTACAACACATCCAAGACCAACGTATGCCTTGTCCTCATTCTTATACAATATTGCACACATCAATCCCTTGTTTCACAAGCCATCCAATTAATACTGACACAGCTTAGAATCGGGGTGGTATACATGGGCTGGTATGCTCTGGAAATTACAGGGTAAGTGCGAACTGAATTTTGAGAAGCATTACTTCCTAAATCAGAattggggctctttcacacggagcggaccgtttctgggtccgctccgtgtgtccgcggggatccccgctcagctgtcggcggatagggcggtccccgcacacagtgcagggaccgccctgtctctgctccgctgtcccctatgggggaccggatgcagccGGTCCATTCCGcccaacggaagaaaaatagggtttcttccgttcggaaaagcggatcccgactgacgcggacgctagcggatgctccatccgctattggacgcgttcccatagggattcattacaagtccgttaacggacttgtaatgagcggacgaacggtccgctagtgtgaaaggaccctaagccaAACTTTTCTTCCTCTAAATGCTGCCTACATGAGTAGCCCTATTTGAAGACTGCTACTTTCCCTTAGGAAAATACAAGTTGCCTAGCCAACATGCACACATTTCTGTTAGAACAGGTTCCCATCTGTCAGTAGTCTTGTGAAGGTGCTTAGGTATGAAAACCCTTAGAACTGGGACAGTGCTTTGTACTTTTCATTACTGGGATTGCAGAGATGCTACAGCAATGCAAGCGATCTCACTAGAGTAGGAAATATTGCGcaagttaaagaggttgtaaaggttcgttttctattttctaaatgggttcctttaagttagtgcattgttcacttaccttttccttcgatttcgctTCTAaatggagggggtgagcacgctgactaacccgcagccagaacggctcggatgatgggggcaagcttactgaggagaaacaggaagtgagaaattcagacaaagaaaaacaaaacatttaaaagggaaatcaaaggaaaaggtaagtgaaccaacaatgcactagattaaaggaacctataaaaataaaaatacgaacctacaacccctttaagttttaatATCAGCACTCCTATGGTAACCTTTTCAAAATGGGAGCAATCCAGATCATGTGTGAATAAGCAGGGTTGCACATGCTTACAAGAAAAGATGAGGTTTCCATTTGCAGAATGGAAGAAAGAATTTgaagagagaaaaaacaaaagcgATTACAGTGAATGGAGCAACAAGTCACAAGAGTTTCAGAATCACTATATAAGCATCTGATGTTGTGACCACAAATAAATGATTGCAGACCAGGAAACAATCTGGCACTTTGTTTCAACTATGCACCTAAAGATGTATGGGGTTACTAAAGTAGCAAACATACATACTCGTCTCTATGTTGCAGCATCGCTGtgctgctgcatctgtcccccgccagctCTAACCACAAGAGCTGAGCAATTGCATAACCGCTGATTGCTCAGTCCTCTGTCTTCCCAGAGTGGAGAGCAGCGACTTCAGCCACTGCtcttcactctgctgccccccccccccctagcactTACTGGAGGGCCCCGCTAAGGAGGCGACAGTTACAGCTGACTTTGGCTCTAAGCCGAGCGCGGAGTGGCTCTGGGACTCTGTGGACTGATTCTGTGCACTCCTATGACCCAAAAGAGATTTGGCCATGCTTCGCTTGTAAAGGTTATATGAAGTGAACTGAAGCTGCCATTTAGGCTCCATTAACATTTGGCCTTTTGGGATCTCATGCAGAATTGCAGCAATTGTGCATACAATCCCAAATCGCACTGCAGTCGCAAAACAcgtttgggtgccattcattttcagtggcaCCTAAAACGCAGTGCCGTTTTGCCATGATTATTGTTCGATAAATCGTGGCAAACCAcaatgtgcaaagtttgttgctgAAAAAAAGCTCCTGCTTTTACACTACAGACAGCAAGGTACCCAGAACTGGTAATCACCATCTGGCTGTGGGCAGCCCAGGCAgtgtgcctgaatctgactaaATATGTCTGTGTGATGTGCAAAATGTGATATGGAAAGTACCTAATATtgtgtaaatacattttattcataTTAAAAaggttccatattttttttttttatatatacatagggctttttttcagcgggaacgcagttccagcacctcctgtactgaaatgtatgtaatggaaagaggttctgcggtgtgctggagagtctattgatgctggctgctgggaatctattgttgctggggggggggtcagtcattgCTAGGAGGGATGTACTGTTGAGAGAGGAGTCTTTGTTGcttgctgctggagggtctattgatgctggggaatctattgttgctagaggggggtcttatgttgcagggggtcaatcgttgctgggagggatatgctggctgctggagggtctatttatgctggggtggatctattgtcgctgaggtgtccattgttgctaaatctattttactgcctttcttgttatTATTAACAAATTCTATACAAAATTATACTTGTTTCTGCATTCTCTAAAATGGGTGGTACtggggaggtgggtaaggggtagaaccaaggaacggtgcttagaggtgagtagggggtggagtcaagggtgacttggaagggaggagttcctgcacctattctcagagaaaaaaaaagctgtgtgtgCGTGCATATATGTCCGTAATCTCCTCTTTTCAGGTTTCCAGCCAGCGCTTCCcccacaccaaaagaaagctacttCCCATGGGGACCCTTGTGCTTGCTCACTCCTGAGCCACACAGCctggcttggccccgcccccctgctCACAGGTTTTGACCcgagagcagcaggagccaatggctcccgctgctgtcagccAAGCCTAGGAGAGCCAGTAGAGGGGAGAAGAGTTGTTGCAGAGTGCACAACGCTGGCCTGAGATCAGGTTAGGGAAATATTTAGGGGGGctacacagaatgcattaaggcaaAACAACCTTTTACCTTTAAAACCACCTTCAGTTAGTCACCAGACATGTAAATTACTTGTTTTCTTACCAATTATGTTTTAAGACAAGCAAAGTCAACCAGAACAGGAAGAATTACCGTATATCTCCTTGCTCACATTCTCTTGTCGCGTAACTTTATTCCTTAGAGCTTCGCTGGTGGCTGCTATGTCAAAGGACGATATGGGGCTGATGTCTGGTGTGGAAAGAGGGGTGACATCTGTGACGGTGTCCTCAGACTCATCAGCATAGTCTCTTAGATCTCTGATAGGTGGTCTTGATGCCTTGCGTTCAGGGGAGCGCAGAGATGATGGCACTTTGTCTTTGAATGACTGATAAGACTTTGACGTTTGGTCATCGGAAGTCGCATCGGAAAACTCTGCATCAGAGCTGGAAATGGAAGAAGGAAAATCCCTGTTGTACTTTGTCACATTTTTCTTTCCAAAACTGGTTTGCTTTGCAGTTTTGGGCCTGGAACTGCGGCTTTCATCTTCGCTGCTGTCATCTTCATCAGGGTAATAATTATCTTCAAACTCCCGTCTGATCTGTGGGATTCCTGTTGGAATGGTTGCTTCTATTTTTAAGCTCTGCACAGAATCTCGGCCTGACTTTGCCGCACTTCTGGGTCTCAATGGATCTGGAGACCACTTAAGTTCTGGAGAACTTCTATCAACAGACGCCATTGACGCCTCTTCACTTTCCATCTTGCGTGTTCTTTGTTCTGCATCACCTCCCCCTTCCTCTGATCTCGAATCCTTATCTTGTTTGTACCCATGCTTGCTAGTGGCCGAGGTGGGCAcaacttttttccctttttcataTTCATCACCACTATCAAAAAAAGAATGATCCACTTCTCCCTCATCAGAAAGATTGGCATATCGCTCCATGA
This window encodes:
- the CFAP97 gene encoding cilia- and flagella-associated protein 97, with amino-acid sequence MERYANLSDEGEVDHSFFDSGDEYEKGKKVVPTSATSKHGYKQDKDSRSEEGGGDAEQRTRKMESEEASMASVDRSSPELKWSPDPLRPRSAAKSGRDSVQSLKIEATIPTGIPQIRREFEDNYYPDEDDSSEDESRSSRPKTAKQTSFGKKNVTKYNRDFPSSISSSDAEFSDATSDDQTSKSYQSFKDKVPSSLRSPERKASRPPIRDLRDYADESEDTVTDVTPLSTPDISPISSFDIAATSEALRNKVTRQENVSKEIYEPDFENKSGPKGFQEAMDLNQLLKAFMNLDKKEPRSLSVEQPPIENKNYSFSNEEVRHIDRENQRLLKELSRQASKSKSKSLTPKKTNSAPSRLYHSALNRQREQQRIERENLALLKRLETVKPTVGMTRSEQLMDYQRQAGYLSSTASSPRPGKASVSRLSTSSSSAGLSRVSSASSRSGRMGSNGALLRPSKSCNARAAWM